CCTATCAAGAGGATGcacagactctttgggttgCTCTGGAAGAGTGCTTTAAccatcaaatgaccattttcttgcctGAAGCAAGATATGATTGGAAGAAGGAAAATAACCCACATGACCGTCAGTCAGGTGGCCAAGGCCCAAGAGGCCAAGGAGCACGTAATCCAGCTCCACATGACCAAGGCCCATGTGGTGAGAATTGTGATGCCCTAGCTCAGCAAGCCtgagttgaaaggaacactaGTTTGGCTCGTCGCCACCAAAATTAGCTTGATCATtgtcatcgatgtggaggaattgactgctaGTCCTGCACTTGCTATGCGATAATCGAAGCAATAGATGAGTATTACGGTAGTCGCAGAACTCAAAATACCAACTTTGTTGAAGGGTCATTTTCTATAGAaaccacactagagatcatggattttcaggcaaGTACTATACATATTGAGGATTAgaaactcgaagacatgggtatgaTTGGCCTTATGTGCCATAACTAATGAATGATGTTTCAGtcttcggattttggtgatttatgttttttgattattttgGAGTAAATGTGGTTCTGTTCGAATatattaaattcaataaatttatttatacatgtgatccattgaattaaataaatgaatagacatattctgtggggaagtttgttgtctagCTAACAGTGCTATTATGCACACCATACTCCGAGATCGGAGATATGTTTCAAACTTATTGCTTATttatacctctgtgacaacggTATCAGGCCGATCCAACCTAATAGAGGGCTATGGCAAAGCCCactttatgttgtccaatggtccTGAatttaccattaatgaggccttatattctccacgttccagaataACGTTATTAAGTTTTAAGGATATTCGAGCTAACGGTTATCAAGTTGAAACCACTGAGGAAAAAAGAGTGGAATCTATTTGCAAAACCTCCAATTTGTATGACCGGAAGCATATATTGGAGAAGCTAAAATGCCTCTCGAGTGGTCTCTACATGGCAACCATTAGATTGATTGAGGCAAATCAAATAATCAGTCAGAAGTTAACCAATTcgagcaactacttgctatggcatgaccatTTGTCTTGGGTTGAAGGCAGTCATAATCAGCTCCGCTCTCAATTTAGATTATCTTGAGTTGAAGATATCTTTCAATGAAATTCAGTCTGCAACGAACAACTTTGACACAAAGTTGGTGATAGGCAAGGGTGGCTTTGGGAATGTTTATAGAGGCACTCTTTTGAATGGCACAAAAGTGGCTGTGAAGCGAGCTTATAAGCGAGACGAGCATGGGTCAGGATCAGGCCAAGGCCTCCTAGAATTCGAAACAGAAATCATAGTTTTATCGAAAATCCTCCACCGCCATCTTGTCTCCTTAATTGGTTACTGTAATGAAAGGTCTGAAATGATACTAGTGTATGAGTTCATGGAAAAAGGGACGTTGAGAGATCATTTGTATGATTCAGACGTGCCTCGCTTGTCGTGGAATCAAAGACTTGAAATTTGTACTGAAGCAGCAAGGGGTCTTCATTATCTCCACACAGGTGCAGCTAGGGGAATCATTCACCAAGATGTCAAGTCCACCAACATATTGCTTGATGAAAACCATGTTGCCAAAGTTGCTGACTTTGGCCTTTCGAGATTTGGAGCTCTCGATGAATTGCATGTCAGAACTAATGTTAAAGGCACTTTTGGTTACCTTGATCCTGAGTACATGATGTCTGAACAATTGACAGAAAAATATGATGTTTACTCATTTGGTGTAGTTCTTCTTGAGGTGTTATGTGTAAAACCTGCTATTGATCCAACGCTTCGAAGAGAGCAATGTTAACTTAATGAGCAAACCAAGATCCtttcacaaaatgcataaacACACTCAAATGATCAATACAATATGAACTAGAATACAACAAGAGGAGATGCATCACCTGCTTCATGCACAACAGCCATTCCTTCAAAAGTAGTAGCAGCAACACAGCTATTCAACACAAATAATCCGAGCTCCAAAACTTCAAGCAGCCACGCGCAAGAAATCTTCTACTCAACTATGTGTTTAACTCCTCTCTATGGGGCAGGATTGAATGTTTTGTCACATTGTGAATAGGGACTTcaagcacctatatatacaagctagaTAGGTCTTCCCATAAAAGAATCCTTGATTCTAGCTAATGAGTTATTTCTGAAAACATGCTATAATTTATCATATCAACTAATTAGatatttatctttatcaaaatggattcctaaccatatgagtgacataccaaagctcattaggtgtctaggtagataattcatatatttcccatttattgtaataagtttaatcagtttgttatttatttaatgtagataatattaggtccaaataatattttacaatctcccccttggaccaATATTGTCTACATAACAActgaaccaaaactcattccagAAAATAGCCAAAGTGTGCACTGAAATATATGGTTTCTCAAGATCCATTCAGTTCTGTCAAGAATGCAGCAGCTAAAATAGAACTTGGAAATAAACATGCTTATGTAAACATATTTGTTCCAAATCACTAATAATAACCTCTGCATCTCACATGAACTACAAACTGATATGATGAAATCAAGTGGTAAAGTATGTCATTCTGCAATAAACACTTGATTATGGTCCAACTAaaaattttgaatatcaaaatcATAATGCAAACATTATTTACTTAAGCACTAGTGGATTGCATGTTTGCCTCTTACTGAATATATGCATATTTCCATCCACCTGATAATCAACAAATCTAAAATAGCAGCAatcaaatattttcaaaataagaTCAAGCTGTGAAACAATATATCTGGAAATACCTCAAGCTTTATTCATTTGACCAACATATGAATACATATTGTTTCTGACATGAACTGCaaactgaaataaaattgaaactttcaaaCTAAGAAACTGAAAACATAATCTTTATGACTTTTGCTCTTTCTGAACTCAGGAATCTAAACTAGAGAGAATTCCCATGTCTTCAACATGCTTCTTGAAAACTGAAACTGGTAATGCCTTGATAAAAGGGTCTGCAAGCTGTGCATCTGTGCTAATGACAGCTATTTCAATCTCTCCATCTTTTACCCTCTTTCTCACACTGTAGAACTTCAAGtctatatgttttgaattattAGACCTTTTGCTATTCTTACTGAAGAACACAGCAGcttcattatcacaataaaCTTTCAGCTTTCCATCAACAAGATTACTTAAAATCTTTGTTTCCAAAAGAAAGTTTATGATCCATAGGCTTTCACATACACCTTCATATATGGCTATAATTTCTGCTTACATgcactactaaaaacaattgtttttgcgacgcctattttgcgacggcaaattgagcttttgcgacggaaaaaacttttcgcgacggaaaattgagccttttgcgacggaaatgttggcgttgcaataggtggcgtcacaagatccatttgcgacggtaaaatgccgtcgcaaaagataATTGCGACGGTATTCTCTTGCCGTCGTATCAGTTATTGTTTTGCGACGGCGATTTGCTACGCAGGCTTCCGTCGCAAAATTTCCATTAGGGTAGCCCAGGTGGAGGTATTTGCTACGGCTATGTTGCCGTCGCAATGTGtatattttcaaaataaccGCCAAATCTTGCCGCCAAAATTGATGCTACGGTTagtttgccgtcgcaaatatatttataaacttttattaaaatattttgataaatagataaaactatataattttataCCAATTGCGACGCTGAAATGGCCGTCGCAAACGctaattttgttttattattattattttttcctatttccacaaaattaaacaaataaataataataataataataata
This portion of the Rosa chinensis cultivar Old Blush chromosome 1, RchiOBHm-V2, whole genome shotgun sequence genome encodes:
- the LOC112201076 gene encoding probable receptor-like protein kinase At5g24010; this encodes MTICLGLKAVIISSALNLDYLELKISFNEIQSATNNFDTKLVIGKGGFGNVYRGTLLNGTKVAVKRAYKRDEHGSGSGQGLLEFETEIIVLSKILHRHLVSLIGYCNERSEMILVYEFMEKGTLRDHLYDSDVPRLSWNQRLEICTEAARGLHYLHTGAARGIIHQDVKSTNILLDENHVAKVADFGLSRFGALDELHVRTNVKGTFGYLDPEYMMSEQLTEKYDVYSFGVVLLEVLCVKPAIDPTLRREQC